One window from the genome of Periophthalmus magnuspinnatus isolate fPerMag1 chromosome 18, fPerMag1.2.pri, whole genome shotgun sequence encodes:
- the si:dkey-112a7.4 gene encoding uncharacterized protein si:dkey-112a7.4, translating to MYGSSGIPELIPPSGPPRQPGPAGQYNPGHPQVDGHAGGPNPQRLGQRAPKLGQIGRSKKVDLEDEDLDDIMNNNNNNQCPLSLSPIS from the exons ATGTACGGTTCCTCAGGCATCCCAGAGCTCATCCCCCCCAGTGGCCCCCCACGGCAGCCGGGCCCCGCGGGACAGTACAACCCGGGACACCCCCAGGTCGACGGCCATGCGGGGGGACCCAACCCACAGAGGCTGGGCCAGAGAGCGCCTAAGCTGGGGCAGATCGGGCGCTCCAAGAAAG TGGACCTGGAGGATGAAGACCTGGATGACATcatgaacaacaacaacaacaaccagtgTCCCCTGTCCCTGTCGCCCATCTCCTAA